The Actinomyces wuliandei genome contains the following window.
ACAGGTCGCACACCACGTTGAGACTGTGCCCGCCGCCGGCGGCCCAGCCGGGGACGGCGGCGATGACGACCTTGGGCATGGTGCGGATGAGGCGCTGAACCTCCAGGATGTGAAGGCGCCCGGCGCGAGCAGTGTCCACGCGTTGGCGTGCTGCGGCGACGTCAGCATCATGGTCGTGGCCGACGGCACTGGTGGGGGAGTCCTCGGCGTCCTGTCGCTCGTAGAGGTAGCCGTCGCGCCCGCGGACCCGCTGGTCGCCTCCGGAGGAGAAGGCCCAGCCGCCGTCGCGTGGGCTCGGCCCATTGCCGGTGAGGATGACCGCCCCCACGTCACCGCTGGTGCGGGCGTGGTCGAGGACCCGGTACAGCTCGTCGACGGTGCGCGGGCGGAAGGCGTTGCGCACCTCCGGGCGGTTGACCGCCACCCGGACCACGGGCAGGTCCCGCAGCCAGGTGCCCTCGGCGTCGCGCACGCAGCCGCGGTGGTAGGTGACGTCGCTCAGGGCTGGGGGAGTGCTGGCTGCTCCGGCGGTACCGTCCACGGTGCCGGTGGTGCTGGTGGCACCGCTCGCCTCAGGCACGTCGCGCCACCGGGTGGGGTCGAAGATGGCGGAGACCCGGGTGGGGAGCGGGTAGGGGGCGGTGGTGCTCCGGGTGTCAGGCATGTGCCCAGCCTAGACGGGGGTTGGAGTAGCCGAGGTGTGTCCGCTTCGTGGGGGGCTGTGGGCGTGGATCATCTGTTGCACATCTTCAGGCTGCTTGGCATGGTGGCTGCTGGCATTTTTGGCGACCTGGTGCGGGTGAAGGACCGTTCCAGGTGTCGCAGCAGGGTGAAAATGTGCAGAAGAGAGCGTGCTGCACATCTTCACCTCCGGACTGCTGGGTCCCCGCTGGTGCTCCTTCCGCAGTTCCGCCAGTTTCATGAGGTGCCCGCCCCTCGTCCAGGGTGAAGATGTGCAGTTCTGCTGGCAGGTAGTGGGTGCATACCAGGGTGAGACAGGCCTCTCAGCGGGGAGGCTCGGAAGTGGTCAGTGGGCTTCGTATCCCCTGTGCAAAGATCTTGTTGGACTCAAGGAGCCTGTCCACCTTGTCGAGGAACACCGTGTCCCGGCTGTCAGAACGCAGGAAGGACGCGAGTGCGAGCAGGACGGTGTAGAGACTTCTGTCCTGGACGTTGCGGGCTCGTCTTCGGTAGATCTTGGGCTTTTTTGGCGCGCGGGTTGCGGGGCGCATCCAGAGGCGGGAGTGATGCGCAATCATGTTGCGTAGCACGATGAGGCTGCGCAGTTGGGTGTCGAGTACCTGGTTAGAGATGCCAAAAGCCTGTGCGACAGACTTCCACGGAGGCGTTTCCGGCTGTTGTTTCCCGGGTCGGGTCTCCATGATGACATCGGTGAGGAGGCCGAGAGACCAGCTGTCAACGACAGCCCATATGGGGAGTGACTTCAGCACCTCGCTCTGTTGAGCCTTGTCCAGGAGGCTGGGAGAGCCCTGCTACGGTGCGCCGCAGGTTCTAGCGTGGGCCGCGAACTGCTCGAGGATGTAGGGCTCTCGTGAACGAAGAATCTCCTCCCTGACTCGGGCGGAAGTCGGCTTGCCCCCGGTGGAGCGGGAAGTGAAGTGGCCTGGGGACAGGAAGCACTCCGTGGGCGGGTGGTGTCTGCAGTGTTCTATGACAAAATGAGCACGAAGACGCCACTCAAAGATTCTGACTGCCGTATATGTGTGTTCAGCGAGTTGGTGGTCGAGTTCGATAATGTCGATAATTCTGTCTGCTGCTCCGTGAAACTCTGCCAGGCCTTTGCGGACTAGCGTCCGGTAGTTGCGGGCGTAGCCCAGATAGTAGTGAAAGTTAACATCTGCTAGAAATGAGCGGGATCTTGCGGATATCTCGTCATTGCCGTGGACGTAGCCGTGGCTGCGAAGATAAGCGAGTCGGTCGTCAAGGCTCAGGTAGGGGCTGGGCACTGTCAGGGATTTCTGGTGAAAAGAGAGGGCCCCCGCAGTGCGCATCGTCGAGAGGCGGCGGGGGGACTGATGAAACCAATAGTAGAGCGTTGCCTGAGGGTGGTCAAGGGTGGTGGGCGTCACTGTAGTGTGGTTTGCGGGGGGTGGCATCCAGAGCCCCGCGTGGTTCTGGGTGGCTAGATGTCGAGGTGGCAGAGGAGGTGGGGTGGTGGTGTGGTGTCGTGAAGGATGTAGGTGCGGAAGAGGGGTGCGGCCTGGTGGCCTGTGAGGACCTCCTCGGGGTGGACGTGGGTGGTGAAGGGCTGGTTGCCGCCGTTGTCCCAGGTCAGGGGGACTCATGAGTCGGGGTCTGTGACGGGGTGGTGGGCTGGTCCGGATCGCGGGGCCGGGTCACCGCGCCTGCCAGGGGGCGTGTGGGTGTCTAGTGGAAGTAGTGGGGGTACTCCTGCTCGGGGTCGTGGTCGTGGTGGTCGACCCACTGGTGGTCTATCTGGGTGGGGGTGATGCCGGGGGTCAGGACGGTGTGGCCGGTGAAGCCCTGGTCGGTGTACCACAGGACGAGGCTGGGGTCGGGGTGCAGGGAGCGTACCCAGGCGGCGACCTCGGCGGCGACCTGGGGGTGGGCGTTGGTGGAGACCATCCGGTTGTGGGGGAAGTGCCTGACGGAGAAGGGGGGGCGCGTCGGGTGGGGAGACGACTGTGGCGTCGGTGATGTGGGTGGTGGGGTCCCACCTGAATGCCCTGCAGCCGGGCCACCTGTTCTGGGCCTCGCGCAGGAACGTGTCGGCGTCGAGCATCTGCTGCTGGGACGTGACGGTAATGACCATGTGGTCAACTCCCATGGTGGTCCTTACTGTCTGCTGCTGGTGGTGTCCTAGATGTCGAGCTGGCGGAGGAGGTGGGGTGGTGGTGTGGTGTCGTGGAGGATGTAGGCGCGGAAGAGGGGTGCGGCCTGGTGGCCGGTGAAGACCTCCTCGGGGTGGACGTGGGTGGTGAAGGGCTGGTTGCCGCCGTTGTCCCAGGTCAGGGGGACCCATGAGTCGGGGTCTGTGACGGGGTGGCGGGCGACGGTGTAGTGGGTGTAGCCGTCTGCCGGGTCGGGTACGCGCAGCTCGACGGTCATGGCCTGGTGGGAGCCTGCGGCCTGCATGTAGGCGTGCCGGTAGGGGTGGTCCTCGGGCAGGTCGTCGGGGAAGTCCATGCCCTCGGGCAGGGGGCGCACCCCCAGGGAGAAGCGGGGACCGCCTGTCAGGTAGGTGGGCACGGTCAGGCTCTGAGTGATCTCGTCGGCGATGATCTCCGGGGTCTGGCGGACCTTGAACATCTCGCCGCGCCCGAACCTGGTGTCGACGTCCCAGGTGACGAACTTCCTCATGGGTGATCTCTCCTTACCGTGTCGTGGCTGTGCTGGGAGGGTGCCGGGTGTGGTCAGCCAGGCTACTGCCTGGGGACTTCCTCGTAGATGACGTCGATGATCTTGATGGTCCTGCCGTCGGGGAGGGTGGCGTGTGCGGGTTTGTCGGGGGAGACCAGGGCGTCGAAGGCCGACTGGTCCCCTCCGTATGGTGAGCTTCCGTGCTTGACCTCGATGCCGACCCAGGTGCCGTCCTGCCTCTGGGCGAAGCCATCGTAGTAGCGGTCGTACCTCATACCTGCCACCCGTGCGACGCGCCTTTCGGCGACCATCTCCCGCAGGGGCGTACCAAACTGATCCATCTGGCGACGGAAGTCCTCGCGTCCCTGCCACTCGGAGTGGTCGTAGCCGTGGGAGCCCTCGTTCCTGCGAGCAAACAACCCGTAGCGGTCGTGTCCGTCGCCTCGGTTGACTCCCTGGCCGGGGCGCTTGCTGGGCGGTGGCTGGGGCCTGGCCCGGCGTGTGCCGCCTGTCCCGGCTGTGCCTGTCGTGTGTGTGTGGTGGGTGCT
Protein-coding sequences here:
- a CDS encoding 1,4-dihydroxy-2-naphthoyl-CoA synthase; translation: MPDTRSTTAPYPLPTRVSAIFDPTRWRDVPEASGATSTTGTVDGTAGAASTPPALSDVTYHRGCVRDAEGTWLRDLPVVRVAVNRPEVRNAFRPRTVDELYRVLDHARTSGDVGAVILTGNGPSPRDGGWAFSSGGDQRVRGRDGYLYERQDAEDSPTSAVGHDHDADVAAARQRVDTARAGRLHILEVQRLIRTMPKVVIAAVPGWAAGGGHSLNVVCDLSLASVEHARFKQTDADVGSFDAGYGSALLARQVGDKRAREIFFLARTYDAVTAQHWGVVNEAVPHAELEERALEVAATVVSKSPQAIRMLKLAFNLADDGLAGQQVFAGEATRLAYMTQEAAEGRDAFLQRRAPDWSPFPYYF
- a CDS encoding Abi family protein, which gives rise to MLKSLPIWAVVDSWSLGLLTDVIMETRPGKQQPETPPWKSVAQAFGISNQVLDTQLRSLIVLRNMIAHHSRLWMRPATRAPKKPKIYRRRARNVQDRSLYTVLLALASFLRSDSRDTVFLDKVDRLLESNKIFAQGIRSPLTTSEPPR
- a CDS encoding Abi family protein produces the protein MTPTTLDHPQATLYYWFHQSPRRLSTMRTAGALSFHQKSLTVPSPYLSLDDRLAYLRSHGYVHGNDEISARSRSFLADVNFHYYLGYARNYRTLVRKGLAEFHGAADRIIDIIELDHQLAEHTYTAVRIFEWRLRAHFVIEHCRHHPPTECFLSPGHFTSRSTGGKPTSARVREEILRSREPYILEQFAAHARTCGAP
- a CDS encoding NTP pyrophosphohydrolase is translated as MRKFVTWDVDTRFGRGEMFKVRQTPEIIADEITQSLTVPTYLTGGPRFSLGVRPLPEGMDFPDDLPEDHPYRHAYMQAAGSHQAMTVELRVPDPADGYTHYTVARHPVTDPDSWVPLTWDNGGNQPFTTHVHPEEVFTGHQAAPLFRAYILHDTTPPPHLLRQLDI